In Candidatus Omnitrophota bacterium, a single window of DNA contains:
- the recG gene encoding ATP-dependent DNA helicase RecG, protein MQEKNKASFHTLKSPVRYFKGVGPKKAAELSKLGIEDAEGLLYYLPARYEDRSIFVPIKDLKIGESQTIHGDVFTVTNRIAKSGMPVFRVAVTDGTGFIHAVWFNQPYLKDYLRKGQKVVLYGKVERHDKLQITQPEYELLKGDDTDSIHIGRIAPIYASTSGLSQRYLRSLLFQAVTNYCKLLAEKLPTYMQAREKLVDIKFAIHNIHFPASFDNLEKAYRRIVFEEFFLLQLALAVKKKNVKLKEDAPSHRIGGELVDAFKRSLPFELTQAQKKAVADIERDMSSGKPMNRLLEGDVGSGKTIVAAYGLALTVQNGFQGCIMAPTEVLARQHFISLSEFLMPLGVNVALLVGGADPKTKREIYSDIKEGNIDIVVGTHAVIQESVEFKKLGLAVIDEQHKFGVTQRAILKQKGYSPHILIMTATPIPRTLALTVYGDLDISIIREMPKGRKPIATYWVEESKRSKVYGFIKEELSKGRQAYVICPLIEESRGSQVQGQAVWDGRQGAVSMFEKLKSEEFRDFEVGLLHGRMPSKEKESVMKDFKKWKIKVLVSTIVIEVGIDVPNASVMLIENAERFGLAQLHQLRGRVGRGEHESYCILLADPKTEEASQRLKAVEGTLDGFQIAEADLDIRGPGEFFGTRQHGLPEIRFGNILKDFDIMEAARKEAFGLVAADPGLKEERHRQLKAALADRFKDKLELINVG, encoded by the coding sequence ATGCAAGAGAAAAATAAAGCAAGTTTCCATACATTGAAGTCGCCGGTCAGGTATTTCAAGGGCGTGGGCCCGAAGAAAGCGGCCGAACTTTCGAAATTGGGGATCGAGGACGCTGAGGGCCTGCTGTATTATTTGCCGGCTCGATACGAGGACAGGTCAATATTCGTTCCTATTAAAGACTTGAAGATAGGCGAATCTCAGACGATCCACGGAGATGTATTCACCGTTACAAATCGTATAGCAAAAAGCGGGATGCCGGTATTCCGGGTAGCCGTGACCGACGGCACAGGCTTTATCCACGCCGTATGGTTCAACCAGCCATACCTGAAAGATTATCTGAGAAAAGGGCAGAAGGTCGTCCTGTACGGCAAGGTCGAGCGGCACGACAAACTGCAGATAACTCAGCCGGAATATGAACTGTTGAAAGGCGACGATACCGATTCCATTCACATCGGCAGGATAGCGCCCATCTATGCCTCGACCTCGGGATTGTCGCAGAGATATCTGCGCAGCCTGCTGTTCCAGGCAGTAACGAATTATTGCAAACTCCTCGCCGAGAAATTGCCCACATATATGCAGGCCCGCGAGAAATTGGTCGACATCAAGTTCGCGATACATAATATACATTTCCCTGCCAGCTTCGATAATCTCGAAAAGGCTTACAGGCGGATAGTCTTCGAGGAATTTTTTTTACTGCAGCTTGCTCTGGCGGTAAAGAAGAAGAATGTGAAGCTGAAAGAGGACGCGCCCAGCCACAGGATAGGCGGCGAACTCGTCGATGCGTTCAAGAGGAGCCTACCGTTCGAGCTGACACAGGCCCAGAAGAAGGCCGTAGCCGATATCGAGCGCGACATGTCGAGCGGCAAGCCGATGAACAGGCTTCTCGAAGGTGACGTGGGCAGCGGCAAGACCATAGTGGCCGCATACGGACTGGCGCTCACAGTGCAGAACGGATTCCAGGGGTGTATTATGGCGCCGACGGAAGTTTTGGCGCGGCAGCATTTTATAAGCTTGAGCGAGTTTCTTATGCCGCTTGGCGTGAACGTGGCGCTTCTTGTGGGCGGAGCCGACCCGAAGACGAAGAGAGAGATCTATTCCGATATCAAGGAAGGCAACATCGACATTGTGGTCGGGACTCACGCCGTGATACAGGAGTCTGTGGAATTTAAAAAGTTAGGGTTAGCCGTGATAGACGAGCAGCATAAGTTCGGTGTAACGCAAAGAGCCATACTTAAACAAAAAGGTTACAGCCCGCATATACTTATCATGACAGCCACTCCGATACCGAGGACGCTGGCGCTAACCGTTTACGGGGACCTGGATATATCGATAATAAGGGAGATGCCGAAGGGGAGGAAGCCGATAGCCACTTATTGGGTGGAGGAAAGTAAGCGCTCTAAGGTGTACGGCTTCATCAAAGAAGAGCTTTCAAAAGGGCGGCAGGCGTACGTGATATGTCCGCTTATCGAAGAGAGCCGCGGGTCGCAGGTTCAAGGGCAAGCGGTATGGGATGGACGGCAGGGCGCTGTCAGCATGTTCGAAAAGTTGAAGAGCGAGGAGTTCCGTGATTTTGAAGTAGGACTGCTGCACGGCAGGATGCCTTCGAAAGAAAAAGAATCTGTGATGAAGGATTTCAAAAAATGGAAGATCAAGGTCCTCGTCTCGACGATAGTGATAGAGGTGGGTATCGACGTGCCGAACGCGTCTGTGATGCTCATCGAGAACGCGGAACGCTTCGGGCTGGCCCAGCTGCATCAATTGCGCGGCAGGGTCGGGAGGGGCGAACACGAATCGTATTGCATATTGCTTGCCGATCCCAAGACGGAAGAGGCGAGCCAGAGGCTGAAAGCTGTGGAAGGAACGCTCGACGGGTTCCAGATAGCCGAGGCCGACCTCGATATACGAGGGCCGGGCGAATTTTTCGGAACGCGGCAGCACGGGCTTCCGGAGATAAGGTTCGGGAATATCCTGAAAGATTTTGATATAATGGAAGCGGCCAGAAAAGAGGCGTTCGGCCTCGTGGCGGCCGATCCGGGTTTGAAAGAAGAGCGCCATAGACAGCTTAAGGCGGCGCTGGCTGACAGGTTCAAGGATAAGCTGGAATTGATAAACGTGGGGTAA
- the rpmB gene encoding 50S ribosomal protein L28 has translation MSKVCYSCGKKPVAGRTIVRRGLAKKKGGVGQKITGITARRFLPNLKSVRAIIDGTPQRVTVCVKCLKAGKIKKAI, from the coding sequence ATGTCAAAAGTATGCTATTCATGCGGCAAGAAGCCGGTAGCCGGCAGGACTATAGTCCGCCGGGGCCTGGCAAAGAAAAAAGGCGGCGTGGGCCAGAAGATAACCGGCATCACCGCGCGCCGTTTCCTGCCTAACCTTAAGAGCGTCCGCGCTATCATCGACGGCACTCCTCAAAGGGTCACCGTCTGCGTAAAGTGCCTCAAGGCCGGTAAGATCAAAAAGGCTATATAA
- a CDS encoding tetratricopeptide repeat protein, with product MLKASELLKECGILLLIAAAVTALYGHALGFGFAYDDDPLIETNPYIKDPGYIGSFFLTDMWRLSRFPASANYYRPLDMLSFYLDHAAWGLNARMFHLTNILLFILTSLLVYTVIRAVSGSRLASILGTAIFIVHPVSGIAACWISGRNEPLFLIFTLASFLMFRQADNSKSSSGRVFLCAGSAMMFALGLLSKEAALFLLPLLAWHDYCFTCDFSVKRILKKLINYLPLFVVAVVYLWARYVALEGASGIYIRHPKEMPLATCLALTLKSIPYYIKSALFPFPLEFQALKIPVVPSPDLAGIAATICLICFLLHYGFRYGLSFKKEVFFLGWAAITSANVLFVAILMGPRFLLFPLIGIAGFSGIFAAGRKKLIIYGVTLALIISMAVSSYCNTLHWKDNSTLLELMVKKYPKDPIIIYQIGCAYSLRNDLPSAIAKYKEALDIQWDVKEARFNLAHAYFNLGRFDDAITEFEELAKHNGLMPQIHQALAVIYEKKDLYGKAIKEVQYELSLGTPEYAKMLLFLYQLYEENGESPKALRIRKLLLNY from the coding sequence ATGTTAAAGGCGAGCGAACTCTTAAAAGAATGCGGCATCCTGCTCCTCATCGCCGCGGCAGTGACGGCCCTGTATGGCCATGCCCTCGGATTCGGCTTTGCTTATGACGACGACCCGCTTATCGAGACGAATCCCTACATAAAGGATCCGGGCTACATCGGCTCCTTCTTTTTAACGGACATGTGGCGTCTCTCCAGGTTCCCGGCTTCAGCCAATTACTACAGGCCCCTGGATATGCTCTCTTTCTATCTCGACCATGCCGCATGGGGCCTCAACGCCAGGATGTTCCATCTGACAAATATCCTGTTATTCATACTTACATCATTACTCGTCTATACCGTCATCAGAGCCGTTTCCGGCTCAAGGCTCGCGTCTATCCTTGGAACTGCCATATTCATCGTCCATCCTGTAAGCGGCATCGCCGCCTGCTGGATAAGCGGAAGGAACGAACCTCTCTTTCTTATATTCACGCTTGCATCCTTTCTGATGTTCCGGCAAGCCGATAATTCCAAAAGCTCATCCGGCCGCGTCTTTCTCTGCGCCGGCTCAGCGATGATGTTCGCCCTTGGCCTATTATCAAAAGAGGCGGCATTGTTCCTGTTGCCGCTTCTTGCATGGCATGACTATTGCTTTACCTGCGATTTCAGCGTTAAAAGAATATTAAAAAAACTGATAAACTATCTACCACTTTTCGTCGTCGCCGTCGTATACTTGTGGGCAAGATATGTGGCATTGGAAGGCGCTTCCGGTATCTACATACGCCATCCGAAGGAAATGCCGCTGGCGACATGCCTGGCCCTCACGCTGAAGAGCATCCCCTATTACATCAAATCCGCGCTCTTCCCTTTTCCGCTGGAATTCCAGGCGCTTAAGATCCCCGTCGTACCCTCGCCGGATCTTGCAGGCATCGCTGCAACTATCTGCCTGATATGTTTTCTTCTACATTACGGCTTCAGATACGGGCTTTCATTCAAAAAGGAAGTATTTTTTCTCGGCTGGGCAGCGATAACTTCAGCAAACGTCCTGTTTGTCGCCATATTAATGGGCCCGAGGTTTCTGCTATTCCCTCTTATAGGAATAGCAGGGTTTTCCGGCATCTTCGCGGCGGGGCGCAAGAAACTTATCATTTATGGCGTTACGCTGGCGCTTATCATATCAATGGCAGTCTCATCATATTGCAATACGCTGCATTGGAAAGATAATTCGACATTGCTGGAATTAATGGTAAAGAAATACCCGAAAGACCCGATCATTATTTACCAAATCGGATGCGCATATTCCCTGCGCAATGACCTGCCCTCGGCGATTGCTAAATACAAGGAAGCGCTAGATATCCAATGGGACGTAAAAGAGGCGCGGTTCAATCTCGCACACGCATATTTTAATCTTGGTAGGTTCGACGATGCGATCACCGAGTTCGAGGAACTCGCTAAGCACAATGGGCTCATGCCGCAGATCCACCAGGCGCTGGCCGTCATATATGAGAAAAAGGACCTATACGGAAAGGCGATAAAAGAAGTGCAGTATGAATTGAGCCTCGGGACTCCGGAATACGCGAAGATGCTTCTGTTCCTGTACCAGCTTTACGAAGAGAATGGGGAAAGTCCCAAAGCCTTGAGGATCAGGAAACTGCTGTTGAACTATTAG
- a CDS encoding PilZ domain-containing protein, producing MSEYPGVERREFFRYRHEKPVTYRVVTPAKTEASDMLNGMSKNLSASGILFTSKHHPAISSIVVLDLDFRTTRICEEVEERALIVNNKVIGKVARIEDNDDGSFDVGVAFVKKTDGVSDEIKRLVD from the coding sequence ATGTCCGAATACCCGGGAGTGGAAAGGCGCGAATTTTTCAGATACAGGCACGAGAAGCCGGTTACTTACAGGGTAGTAACGCCCGCTAAGACCGAAGCTTCCGATATGCTCAATGGTATGTCCAAGAACCTGAGCGCTTCAGGCATTTTATTTACCAGCAAGCATCATCCGGCCATCTCGAGCATAGTGGTGCTGGACCTGGATTTCAGGACTACGCGGATCTGCGAAGAGGTTGAGGAGCGCGCATTAATAGTGAACAACAAAGTGATAGGCAAGGTAGCGCGCATAGAGGACAATGACGACGGTTCCTTCGATGTGGGCGTGGCATTTGTTAAAAAGACCGACGGCGTTTCCGACGAGATAAAACGCCTGGTCGATTAG